The nucleotide sequence GGTGTGTCTCCCTGTCGGGAACGGCGCTGCCCGTTCGACGTCAAGGCGAGAGAATGCCGTCGGAAGGGAGCCAGCCATGCGGTTCGTGTCGTTCGTCCGGTCCGAGGAGCCCAACCCCGCGGGTCAGCCGCCGCCGGAGCTGTTCGACGCGGTTGCCGAGCTCGCGCATGAGATGAGCGTGTCGGGCGTGCTGGTCGAGATGGGCGGGCTGCTGCCCAGCTCCGCGGGCGCCCTCGTGTCGCTGGTCGACGGCCGCATCAGCGCCGTCGACGGGCCGTTCACCGAGGCCAAGGAGCTGATCGGCGGGTTCGCCATCCTGGACGTGCGGTCCCGCGAGGAGGCGGTCGAGCTGGCCCGGCGGCTGCTGCGGGTGCATCAGCGGCACTGGCCGGCCTGGCAGGGCACCTGCGAGCTGCGCCAGCTCGAGGACGACGACCACCCGCACCCGGGCCTCCCGCGGCCGTAGCCCGCGCCTCGCGGGGCGAGTGTGGTCTCATCGTCGGGTGAGCGAGGAGACCACGCGCGCCGCGGTCGAGGCCGTCTGGCGGCTGGAGTCGACGCGGCTGGTGGCCGGGCTGGTGCGCATCGTGCGCGACGTCGGCCTGGCCGAGGACCTCGCGCAGGACGCGCTCGTCGCCGCGCTCGACTCGTGGCCCCGGTCGGGCATCCCGGACCGGCCGGCCGCCTGGCTGATGACGATCGCCAAGCGGCGCGCCGTCGACCAGTTCCGCCGGCACGAGCGCCGCGACGTCCTCTACGCGGCCATCGCCCGCGACCGCGGCGCGGACGTCGTCGAGCCCGACCTCGCCGCGGCGGTCGACCACGTCGAGGACGACGTGCTGCGGCTGATGTTCGTCTGCTGCCACCCGTCGCTGACGCCGGAGGCGCAGACGACGCTGACGCTCAAGCTGGTCGGCGGGCTGAGCAGCCGCGAGATCGCCCGCGCCTACCTGACGTCGGAGGCGACGATCACCCAGCGGGTCGTCCGGGCCAAGCGGACGCTCACCGAGGCGCGGGCGGCGCTGGACGAACCGGCCGGCGCCGACCGCGCGGCCCGGCTGGCCACCGTCCTGGGCGTCGTGTACCTGCTGTTCAACGAGGGGTACTCGGCCACCGAGGGCAGCGACTGGACCCGGCCCGACCTCTGCGCCGAAGCGGTCCGGCTGGGCCGCATCCTGGCGTCGCTGGTGCCGGACGACCCCGAGGTGCACGGGCTGTCCGCGCTGATGGAGCTGCAGTCGTCGCGGCTGCGCGCCCGGGTGGGTCCGGACGGCGAGCCGGTGCTGCTGCTCGACCAGGACCGCGGCCGCTGGGACCACGCCCGCATCCGCCGCGGCCTGGCCGACCTGGCGCGGGCCGAGGCGCTGACGCCACAGCCCGGGCCGTACACGCTGCAGGCCGCGATCGCCGCCTGTCACGCCCGCGCGGCCCGCGCCGAGGACACCGACTGGCCGGCCATCGCCGCGCTGTACGAGCGGCTCGGCCGGGTGAACGGCACGCCGGTCGTCGAGCTCAACCGCGCCGTCGCGCTGGGCATGGCCTACGGGCCGCAGGCGGGGCTGGCGCTGCTGGACCAGATCGCCGACGCCCCGGCCATGCGCGGCTACCACCTGCTGCCCAGCGTCCGCGGCGACCTGCTGGAACGCATCGGCCGTCCGGACGAGGCGCGCGCGGAGTTCGAGCGCGCGGCCGGCCTGACCCGCAACGACCGCGAGCGGCGCCTGCTGCTCGACCGCGCCCGGCGGCTCGCCCCCTGAACCCCACCCAGCCCCTCCCGCCCATGATCATCGGCGATCGACCACACCCCGGAGCCTGTTGCTGAATGAGGCTCCGTCCAGGCGAGGTGGGGGGAACAACGCGAAAACGGGCTGAAAATAGGCCCAAGTGGAGGGCCCTTGATCAAATGGCGAAAGCCCACCTCGCTGACCAGCGCCTTTGCAGCGGCCAAGTTGCCCCGTGGATGAACATCGTTCTCATCTTTCAAAAAGCAACAGGCTCCCCGACGTGGTGGATCGCCGATGATCATGGGGCGGGGCATGATCAGGAGGGGCTGACGGCGTCCAGCTCGGCGCGGGTGGGCGGGTTGGCGCCGGCCCGCGAGACGGTGACGGCGGCGGCCAGCGTCGCCCGCCGCACGACGCGCTCGACCACGTCGGCGGGGACAGCGCGCAGGCGAGCCCGGGCGGCGCCGCCGAGCAGGTCCTCGTGCCACAGCCCGTCGAGCAGGCCGGCCGTGAACGAGTCGCCGGCACCGACGGTGTCGGCGACGGTGACCGGCGCGGCCGGCACGTGCACCTCTCCCCCGGCCGTGACCGCGACCGCGCCGTCGCCGCCCAGTGTGACGACGACCAGCGCTGGGCCGAGCCGCAACCAGTCGCGCGCGACGTCGAGCGGGTCGCGGCCGGGCGCGAGGAACGCGGTGTCCTGGTCGCTGGCCTTGACGACGTCGCTGCCGGCCACCAGGTGCTCCACCCGTTCGCGCAACGAGCCGGCCGGGCCCATCAGCGCCGGCCGGATGTTCGGGTCGTAGCTGACGGTGCTCGCCGGCCGCACGTCGTCGACCAGCCGCTCGACCGCCGCCGCGCCGGGCGCGACCGTCGTCGCCAGCGAGCCGGTGTGCAGCACCACCGGAGCGTCGGTCAGCACCACCGGCCCGAGGTCCCAGGTCAGGTCGAACCGGTAGTCCGCCGACCCGTCCGCGCCGAGGCGGGCGACCGCCGACGACGTCCGGGCAGCGGCGCCCTGGGTCCGGACCTCGACGCCGGCGGAGGCCAGGTGCGCGCGGATCGCGTCGCCGTCGGCGTCAGCGCCCAGCTCGGTGACCAGCGCGGTCCGCCGGCCGAGCCGCCCGAGCCCGTACGCGACGTTCGCCGGGCTGCCGCCCGGGTGCCGGGCCTCGGTGCCGTCGCGCTCGACGATGACGTCGGTGAGCGCCTCGCCCACGACGACGGCGAGACCGGGCGGCCCCGCGCCGTCGCCCGCCCCCGTCATCGGCCCTCCGGCGAGATCTCGCCCGAGCCGCGCGGCACGGTCGTCGTCGGCAGGACGATGCGCCGCGGCCGGCCGCGTTCGCCGTCGAGCCGCTGGAACAGCAGCTCCGCGGCGGCCCGGCCCATGGCGGCGGGGTCCTGCGCGATGACGCTGACCCCCGGCTTCAGCAGGTCGGCCAGCGGGAAGTCGTCGAAGCCGATGAGCGCGACGGTCCGCTCCAGCCCGAGCTCCTGCAACGCGGTGATGGCGCCGATGGTGACCAGGTTCTGGCCGGCGAACAGAGCAGTCGGAGCGCCATCAGCACGCAGCAGCGCGGTCGTCGCGCGCGCGGCGTCGTCGACGGTGTGCAGGTCGTGGACGACGTGCGCGGGGTCCAGCGCCAGCCCGCGCTCCAGCAGCGCCCGCTGGTAGCCGGCGAAGCGCTGCTGGGCGGTCGGGATGAGCGCGAGGTCGCCGAGGAAGGCGATGCGCCGGTGCCCGACGTCGGCGAGCTGGTGGACGGCCTGCCGCGCGCCCGCCTCGTTGTCGGACAGCACGCAGTCGGCGAGCAGCCCCTGCGGCTGGCGGTCGACGAACACCAGCGGCGTGCCGGCCTCCATCTCCGCCCGCAGATAGCCCTGGTCCTCGCCGACCGGCGCGATGATGAGGCCGTCGACCCGGCGCTCGGTGAACGCGTGCACCAGCGCCCGCTCGCGCTGCTGGTCCTCGTCGACGCTGCCGGCGAGGATGAGCACGCGCTGCTCGTTGGCGACGTCCTCGACGGCGCGCAGCAGCGCGCTGGAGAACGGGTTGGCGAGATCCTCGAGCACGGTACCGATGGCGGCGGTGCGCCGGCTGGACCGGCGCAGCGCGCTGGCCGACACGTTCGGCCGGTAGTCGAGCCGGCCGATGGCCACCCGCACGGCGTCGACCTTCTGTGCCGTGACGCCGGCCTCGCCGTTGACCACCCGGGACACCGTCTTCATGCTGACGCCGGCCATGGCGGCGACGTCGCGCAGCGTCGCCCGCGGCCGGTACGGCGTGATCGCCGGATCGGCGTGTTCGGTCATGTGCCCCCTCCGATCGAACAATACCGGACCATCACCCGTCCTCCACGCCGGCTTTGACAACATTGTCAGGGCACCACTTGCGGCGGCATCATCGCCCCGTAGCACCGCAGAAAGCAAGTATTGACACGTAGGTCGCGAACCTCCAGACTCCCCTGACAAGGTTGTCAGAGCGCACCCAAGACGATCACTGGCAAGGGAGCTGGGACGTATGCGCAGGAGAGTGCGGTCCGCTGTGGCGACGCTCGCCGCAGCCGCCGGCATCGCGGGTGTGATGGTCCAGACCGGGTCCGCCGGGACGGTGCAGGACTACCCGGAGTTCCCCTACCCCGTCACGAACTACCAGGAGGACAACCGCGGCCAGTTCCACTTCAGCTCGCGCGGCGGCTGGATCAACGACGTCAACGCGCCGCTCTACTACGACGGCGAGTACCACCTCTACTACCAGCACAACCCGCACGGCCTGCAGTGGGACACCATGCACTGGGGCCACGCGACGAGCACCGACCTGGTGCACTGGAAGCAGCAGCCGATCGCGCTGGAGCCCGGCGTCCACCCCGGCGACCTGTGGTCCGGCGGCGGCGTCGTCGACACCGGCAACGTCAGCGGCCTGAAGGACGGCGACGACGACCCGATCGTCGTCTACTCCGGCACCAACGGCGTCCAGATCTTCTACTCCACCGACGGCGGCGACACGTTCCAGACCTACGACGGCGGCCGGAAGGTCGTCGTCCCACAGGGCACCAGCCGCGACCCGAAGGTCTTCTGGGACGAGGCGACCGGCACCTGGGGCCTGGTGGTCTGGTCCGACGCGCCGGGCGGCAACGGCGTCGACTTCTACACGTCCGACGACCTGCTGACCTGGACGCACGCCTCGCGGTACAACGCCGGCTGGCTGTTCGAGTGCCCCGACTTCGTCCCGATGCCGCTCGACGGCGACCCCGCGAACGTCAAGTGGGTGCTCAACGACGGCGCCGGCGAGTACGTCGTCGGCGAGTGGGACGGCACCGGCTTCACCGCCGACGACCCCGCGCCGCAGAAGTTCAACCAGGTCGACACGTTCGCCGGCAGCAGCTACTACGCCGGCCTGACCTTCACGAACCTGCCCGACGACCGCGTCGTCTCGATGGCCTGGCAGGGCCAGAACGGCGGCACCGTCTGGACCGGCAACCACACGTTCCCGGTCGAGATGCGGCTGGAGACGGTGGACGGCCGGCCGGCCGTGCTCAGCACGCCGGTCGACGAGATCGAGACGCTGCGCTCGGACACACAGACCTGGAAGGCGCGCATGCTCGACGGCCCGCGCGCGGCCGAGCTGCTGGCCGGCGTCGAGGCCGACACCGTCGAGATCGAGGCCGAGTTCGAGGTCGTCGGCCGGACGCCGGCCCGGTTCGGGTTCCGCCTCGGCACCGGCGAGGACGGCTGGTTCGACCACGAGGTGATCTACGACTCCGCGACGCAGACCCTCGACGGCGTGCCACTGCCGCTCGAGGACGGCAAAGTGAAGCTGCGGCTGCTGGTCGACCGCGGCCAGCTGGAGATCTTCGGCAACGACGGACGGCTCTACCGCAGCCTCAACGTCAACTTCGACAGCATGCCCGGCGACGACGCCATGGAGCTCTACGTCGACGGCCGGGTGCGGCTGGCGAGCCTGGCCGTCCACCAGCTCGACTCGATCTGGGGCGGCGAGTCCACGCTCGAGTCCAACCTCGGCGGCCGGTGGTACTCCGACTCCGGCGTCTGGTCCGACGCGTCCGGCGGCAAGCAGGGCGCCAGCGGCGGCGACGCGTTCTACCTCAACACCACCACCGGCACCGACTTCACCTACGAGGCCGACGTCACGCTGAACTCCGGCGTCGCCGCCGCCCTCACGTTCCGCTCCAACCGCGACGCGAGCCGGCACTACACCGCCAACGTCGACGCGACGGCGAACGTGATCAAGCTCTGGCGGCCCGGCCCGCGACATCGCCACCTATCCGCTCGACGTCGAGCACGGACGCACCTATCACCTCAAAGTGGTGGCCGTGGGCCCGCGGATCCGGGTATACCTCGACGACGCCGCGGAGCCGGTCATCGACGCCGTCGACGACACCATCACCAGCGGCCAGTTCGGCCTGAACGTGTTCAACGGCACCGCCGTGATCGACAACGTGCAGGTGAGCGAACCGTGAGCCGCCGCTACACAGGAGGAACCGTCATGACCGCATTCCGACCGAGCCGGCGCCGGTTCGCCGGAGCCGTCGCCCTCACCGCCGCACTGCTCACGGCGAGCGCCTGTGGCTCCGACGACGACGGCGGCGACACCACGGCCGGCGAGGGCGACTCCGTCGCCGTCACACTCATCACCAAGGACTCGATCAACCCGTTCTTCGTCGCCATGCAGGACGGCGCGAAGGAGGTGGCCGAGGACGAGAACGTCGACCTCACCATCGCGGCAGGCGCCGAGGACGGTGACGAGGAGGGCCAGATCCAGGCCATCGAGAACGCCATCGCCGCCGGTGAGCAGGGCATCCTCATCGTGCCCAACGGCCCGGGCGTGAACCCGGCGATCGAGCAGGCCCGCGACTCCGGCCTGTTCGTCATCGCGCTGGACACCCCGCCCGACCCGGCCGACATCGTCGACATCACCTTCGCCACCGACAACTTCGAGGCCGGCGAGCTGATCGGCCAGTGGGCGGCGGCGCAGCTGGGCGGCCAGCCGGCGACCATCGCGCTGCTCGACCTGTTCAACGACAAGATCGTCTCGGTCGACTACAACCGCGACCAGGGCTTCCTGTCCGGCATGGGCATCGACATCGCCGACGACAAGCGCAACGGCGACGAGGCGGCCACCGGCGACTACTCCGGCGGCACGTACGAGATCGTCTGCAACGAGCCGACGGGCGGGGCCGAGGACGGCGGCCGCACGGCCATGGAGAACTGCCTGACCCGCAACCCGGACATCAACGTCGTCTACACGATCAACGAACCGTCCGCCGCCGGCGCGTACGCCGCCCTGGAGGCGGCCGGCGCGGCCGAGGACGTGCTGATCGTCTCCGTCGACGGCGGCTGCGACGGCGTCCAGGCGGTCGCGGACGGGCGGATCGGCGCCACCGCACAGCAGTACCCGCTGCTGATGGCCTCGGAAGGGGTCAAGGCGATCGCCGACATCGCTCGTGGCGGCGAGCCGCCGACGCCCAGCGACGGCCTCGACTTCTTCAACACCGGGGTGGCGCTGGTGACGGACACGCCGGCCGACGGCGTCGAGAGCATCGACACCACCGAGGGCGCGAACCTGTGCTGGGGCTGAGCACCGAACCGGGCGGGGCGGCGGCGGAGCTGGAGCGCCGCCGCCACTCCCCCGCCCAGCGCGTCCAGCACCTGCTGCACACCCACCCGGCGCTCAGCCCGGCGATCATCCTGCTGGTGACGTGCGTCGTGTTCACGCTGCTCAACGACCGGTTCGCCGCGCCGGGGGCGCTGTCGCTGCTGATCCAGCAGACGGCGATCGTGGCAGCGCTGGCGATCGGGCAGACGCTGATCATCCTGACCGCCGGCATCGACCTGTCGGTCGGCGCGATCGCGGTGGGCTCGTCCATGCTGGCCGCGATGCTCGCCGCCGAGCAGGGCGTGCCGGCGCCGCTGGCACTGGTCGTCGGCATCGCGGCCGGGCTGGCTGCTGGGAGCGTCAACGGGGTGCTGGTCACCCGGGTCGGGCTGCCGCCGTTCATCGTCACGCTCGGCACGCTGAGCGTGTTCACCGCCGTCGTGCTGATCTACACCGGCGGGCAGAGCGTGCCCGGCGCCGATCTGCCCGACGTGCTCACCTGGACCGGGACGACGTTCCCGCTCGGCGACTTCCGGCTCACCTACGGCGTGATCATGGTCGCGCTGATGTACCTGGTGGTCGGGTGGGCGCTGAGCCAGACCGCGTGGGGCCGGCACGTGTACGCCGTCGGCGACGACTCCGACGCGGCGCGGCTGGCCGGCATCCGGGTGAACCGGGTGCTGTTCAGCGTGTACGCGGTCGCCGGCCTGATCTACGGGCTGGCCGCGTGGGTGCTGATCGGGCGGGCCGGCGCGGCCAGCCCAAACGCGATCGCCGACGCCAACCTCGAGTCGATCACCGCGGTCGTCATCGGCGGGACCAGCCTGTTCGGCGGCCGCGGCGGCATCCTGGGGACGCTGCTCGGCGCGCTGATCGTCCAGTCCTTCGCCGTCGGGCTGTCGCTGGCCGGCGTCGACGACCAGTACCGCCTGCTCGCCGTCGGCGTCCTCGTCATCGCCGCGGTGTCGGTGGACCAGTGGATCAGGAGGGTGCGGGCATGACGACGACGCGGACCCCGGTGCTCGCCGCGCGCGGCCTGGTGAAGACGTTCGGCCGGGTCGTCGGCCTCGACGGCGTCGACGTCGACGCGTACGCGGGCGAGGTGCTCGCCGTCATCGGCGACAACGGCGCCGGCAAGTCGACGCTGATCAAGTGCCTCACCGGCGCGCTCATCCCGGACGCGGGGACGATCATCGCCGACGGCGCCGAGGTGACGTTCCGCCGCCCGCAGGACGCCCGCGACGCCGGCATCGAGACCGTCTACCAGACGCTGGCCGTCGCGCCGGCCCTCGACGTCGCCAGCAACCTCTACCTCGGCCGCGAGGAGCGACGTCCGGGCCTGCTCGGCTCGGTGTTCCGCATGCTCGACAAGCAGGGCATGCGGCGGCGCGCCGCCGAGGCCGTCCGCGACCTGGGCATCACGACGATCCAGAACATCGCCCAGCCGGTCGAGTCGCTGTCCGGCGGGCAGCGGCAGGCCGTCGCCGTCGCCCGCGCGGCGGCGTTCGGCAGCCGCACCGTCGTGCTGGACGAGCCCACCGCAGCGCTCGGCGTCAAGGAGTCGAACCAGGTGCTCGCGCTGATCGAGCGGCTGCGCGAGAACGGCCTCGGCGTCATCCTGGTCAGCCACAACATGCCGCACGTCTGGCAGGTCGCCGACCGCATCCACGTCCAGCGGCTGGGCCGGTCCGCCGGGGTCATCACGCCGCAGTCGCACACCATGGCCGAAGGGGTGGCGATCATGACCGGCGCCGCGGCCGCCTGAGGAA is from Jiangella alkaliphila and encodes:
- a CDS encoding YciI family protein; its protein translation is MRFVSFVRSEEPNPAGQPPPELFDAVAELAHEMSVSGVLVEMGGLLPSSAGALVSLVDGRISAVDGPFTEAKELIGGFAILDVRSREEAVELARRLLRVHQRHWPAWQGTCELRQLEDDDHPHPGLPRP
- a CDS encoding RNA polymerase sigma factor, which produces MSEETTRAAVEAVWRLESTRLVAGLVRIVRDVGLAEDLAQDALVAALDSWPRSGIPDRPAAWLMTIAKRRAVDQFRRHERRDVLYAAIARDRGADVVEPDLAAAVDHVEDDVLRLMFVCCHPSLTPEAQTTLTLKLVGGLSSREIARAYLTSEATITQRVVRAKRTLTEARAALDEPAGADRAARLATVLGVVYLLFNEGYSATEGSDWTRPDLCAEAVRLGRILASLVPDDPEVHGLSALMELQSSRLRARVGPDGEPVLLLDQDRGRWDHARIRRGLADLARAEALTPQPGPYTLQAAIAACHARAARAEDTDWPAIAALYERLGRVNGTPVVELNRAVALGMAYGPQAGLALLDQIADAPAMRGYHLLPSVRGDLLERIGRPDEARAEFERAAGLTRNDRERRLLLDRARRLAP
- a CDS encoding carbohydrate kinase family protein translates to MTGAGDGAGPPGLAVVVGEALTDVIVERDGTEARHPGGSPANVAYGLGRLGRRTALVTELGADADGDAIRAHLASAGVEVRTQGAAARTSSAVARLGADGSADYRFDLTWDLGPVVLTDAPVVLHTGSLATTVAPGAAAVERLVDDVRPASTVSYDPNIRPALMGPAGSLRERVEHLVAGSDVVKASDQDTAFLAPGRDPLDVARDWLRLGPALVVVTLGGDGAVAVTAGGEVHVPAAPVTVADTVGAGDSFTAGLLDGLWHEDLLGGAARARLRAVPADVVERVVRRATLAAAVTVSRAGANPPTRAELDAVSPS
- a CDS encoding LacI family DNA-binding transcriptional regulator, whose amino-acid sequence is MTEHADPAITPYRPRATLRDVAAMAGVSMKTVSRVVNGEAGVTAQKVDAVRVAIGRLDYRPNVSASALRRSSRRTAAIGTVLEDLANPFSSALLRAVEDVANEQRVLILAGSVDEDQQRERALVHAFTERRVDGLIIAPVGEDQGYLRAEMEAGTPLVFVDRQPQGLLADCVLSDNEAGARQAVHQLADVGHRRIAFLGDLALIPTAQQRFAGYQRALLERGLALDPAHVVHDLHTVDDAARATTALLRADGAPTALFAGQNLVTIGAITALQELGLERTVALIGFDDFPLADLLKPGVSVIAQDPAAMGRAAAELLFQRLDGERGRPRRIVLPTTTVPRGSGEISPEGR
- a CDS encoding substrate-binding domain-containing protein translates to MTAFRPSRRRFAGAVALTAALLTASACGSDDDGGDTTAGEGDSVAVTLITKDSINPFFVAMQDGAKEVAEDENVDLTIAAGAEDGDEEGQIQAIENAIAAGEQGILIVPNGPGVNPAIEQARDSGLFVIALDTPPDPADIVDITFATDNFEAGELIGQWAAAQLGGQPATIALLDLFNDKIVSVDYNRDQGFLSGMGIDIADDKRNGDEAATGDYSGGTYEIVCNEPTGGAEDGGRTAMENCLTRNPDINVVYTINEPSAAGAYAALEAAGAAEDVLIVSVDGGCDGVQAVADGRIGATAQQYPLLMASEGVKAIADIARGGEPPTPSDGLDFFNTGVALVTDTPADGVESIDTTEGANLCWG
- a CDS encoding ABC transporter permease, giving the protein MLGLSTEPGGAAAELERRRHSPAQRVQHLLHTHPALSPAIILLVTCVVFTLLNDRFAAPGALSLLIQQTAIVAALAIGQTLIILTAGIDLSVGAIAVGSSMLAAMLAAEQGVPAPLALVVGIAAGLAAGSVNGVLVTRVGLPPFIVTLGTLSVFTAVVLIYTGGQSVPGADLPDVLTWTGTTFPLGDFRLTYGVIMVALMYLVVGWALSQTAWGRHVYAVGDDSDAARLAGIRVNRVLFSVYAVAGLIYGLAAWVLIGRAGAASPNAIADANLESITAVVIGGTSLFGGRGGILGTLLGALIVQSFAVGLSLAGVDDQYRLLAVGVLVIAAVSVDQWIRRVRA
- a CDS encoding ATP-binding cassette domain-containing protein is translated as MTTTRTPVLAARGLVKTFGRVVGLDGVDVDAYAGEVLAVIGDNGAGKSTLIKCLTGALIPDAGTIIADGAEVTFRRPQDARDAGIETVYQTLAVAPALDVASNLYLGREERRPGLLGSVFRMLDKQGMRRRAAEAVRDLGITTIQNIAQPVESLSGGQRQAVAVARAAAFGSRTVVLDEPTAALGVKESNQVLALIERLRENGLGVILVSHNMPHVWQVADRIHVQRLGRSAGVITPQSHTMAEGVAIMTGAAAA